Proteins found in one Amphiprion ocellaris isolate individual 3 ecotype Okinawa chromosome 22, ASM2253959v1, whole genome shotgun sequence genomic segment:
- the LOC111567974 gene encoding LIM domain-containing protein isoform X3 codes for MSEASTSQQRKDEIPPPPSAGCQSGREDFSGAHPQQHMASQISKEKFYQQRKKCELRRLLKHTHPELKMLDDVVDEELAEVLSSEGSTAGEIGYEGEVFSRCLIFENCGQRNQVSPYTSKTHMAEGTVERCDFSKTPAVSEEPHAESVKEITEDDKSVGFSPDPTRECEEEMIRIDVQATRRIFENQSVNTSRPNPDNKFQGKVSISEDETKAVQKQKKQFEICSKDNLHSKCKSMNTDVGVSCSHDVGKCTDISGEEVSSGEAFFEEDSTSLPDSERFTETIKTSAALLQNNPFISTNIEREHSYVNTGKTQIQPRDSRAAEEYLTANVKNRTHLFESMPFDKIRHQNKDEIETMVENIKETLNFLYSVEAIQSTGSVIEVNETMIAKKAKFTLSESGPEIKYDEVAEGGAQNFIVQLLPRINLKPQITYLKEDSKGCMEATVVNVPVHQHQFNTSKDIEFKTANVVQLIEDILSQDNSLRKGVIIQEEVHSCANVIVYSLYNYFDEEDVKRYSPPQGTVSDKPEPVRGDTNKETRKDVSEAAISGHPDTSQDQGSIRPEIKVKGNVKLFKSCIDKGDLEYLKTLQAEATVQEQDTELQYEQRADQTEESTSEWVPVDVKRLKSMFSGDQSQIEPKKNISDNRVPSATIGHAFTDQNVSHGKNQFSPECSSGINSNVQVNNTFRECSGEAQEDVCYLEVLPQTSKLHFDQQDDDSVHQAELVEVIDDSDEIFNLQTAIQSLQQATIEAKSLCHSSEEKQKILTEESPGPKHSRTEAKLPQENEDQSASNFIPVHKSDFQQKNIEACHEETNSADVQMTETCGKECQKGTVAVQKQTTTVSESSSAITKQEDEEVVFEGKIQAALESLERSNINVSRGDFKAAMIYRNSSRPHQERMQNVDVVSVLKSSTGESGPVTEAQVTNQVQLRKEVTAGNAEPPNQTGTPNKPAMSVVSEKSKRPIRPKPAIPPKPEHLKVKERDNQSANIKTPEAILTKTVRLTETAPQVSQLLPKTSLSCKDEHIQDLFKINSSTVLIPDSGDCQRNEPSGEDVWMSQEAEAKHQVQGSTVTSEHDDTDRNLINGQQDTKATGEEKSHQDVPAKDNLNETDEKHLDFHEACQKFGGKKAMKIAPVKPKRVKIAQPDNKQPGGENVSAHGDPKPVQIVTDPSVNICGQTAVSKDKQEKEMKPDSKVEMREKKGRTETEDERRQRLSVHMDEIMRGNMTAAMEIFDNLRKQEELESILSRVEEIEQDTSDVDVRSLRRVFEDVPDWVVSSDEEKQRKVKVEDKSLPLLRESTESKSSMAHVFGDLERASEEIMNLKEQTLARLVDIEQAIKKALFSVSTLKSDSDIAGLSCLFRESLGTVKDSPSSGNISKISIGSSRTKAQESAKTQGSTGKPARQSIEVASAKQRSSPLSSPAFISIQSAARKMDKRGAALETSICPACKESPKLEEKFRTTKTLTCNSPAQNRRRNPRKGGQKQSTSSPLNPHRELSVLEVHTDREGNSIIGTKTVTENYERTDNFGNRFYSTKTSTVVTTQPDTTTTTSTSQAVISPTTYQVTTYPEVQLPINQINPFMPK; via the coding sequence ATGTCTGAAGCCTCAACATCCCAGCAAAGGAAGGACGAGattcctccacctccttctgCCGGATGTCAATCAGGACGGGAAGATTTCTCTGGAGCACATCCTCAACAACACATGGCATCGCAAATTTCCAAAGAAAAGTTCTACCAACAGCGGAAGAAATGTGAGCTAAGAAGGCTCCTGAAGCACACACACCCAGAGCTGAAGATGCTGGATGATGTTGTGGATGAGGAGCTCGCTGAGGTTTTGAGCTCAGAAGGGTCGACAGCTGGTGAAATTGGATACGAGGGAGAGGTCTTTTCAAGATGCCTGATATTTGAGAACTGCGGCCAGAGGAACCAAGTCTCTCCTTACACCTCCAAGACACACATGGCAGAAGGAACAGTGGAAAGATGTGATTTCAGTAAAACACCAGCTGTTTCTGAGGAGCCTCATGCTGAAAGTGTTAAAGAGATCACAGAGGATGACAAATCAGTTGGATTTAGTCCAGATCCTACCAGAGAGTGTGAGGAGGAGATGATAAGAATAGATGTTCAGGCGACCAGAAGGATATTTGAGAATCAGTCTGTGAACACATCCAGGCCAAATCCAGATAATAAGTTCCAGGGGAAAGTTTCTATTTCTGAGGATGAGACAAAGgcagtccaaaaacaaaaaaagcagtttgaAATATGTAGCAAAGACAATTTACACAGCAAATGTAAAAGCATGAACACAGATGTGGGAGTGTCATGTTCTCATGATGTTGGTAAATGCACGGACATTTCTGGAGAAGAGGTTTCTTCTGGTGAAGCATTCTTTGAGGAGGACTCCACAAGCCTTCCTGATTCAGAGAGATtcactgaaacaataaaaacaagtgcAGCTCTTTTGCAAAACAACCCTTTTATCTCAACAAACATAGAAAGAGAACACTCCTATGTGAATACGGGAAAAACTCAAATTCAACCAAGAGACAGCAGGGCAGCTGAGGAATACCTCACAGCTAATGTAAAGAATAGGACCCATCTGTTTGAATCGATGCCTTTTGACAAAATCAGGCATCAGAACAAGGATGAAATTGAGACAATGGTGGAAAATATCAAGGAAACACTGAATTTCCTCTACAGTGTTGAAGCCATACAGTCAACTGGCTCAGTCATTGAGGTGAATGAGACAATGATTGCTAAAAAGGCTAAATTCACGCTGTCAGAGAGCGGGCCTGAGATCAAATACGATGAGGTGGCAGAAGGTGGCGCTCAAAACTTCATAGTCCAATTGCTTCCACGGATAAATCTAAAGCCTCAGATCACTTACCTAAAAGAGGATAGTAAAGGGTGTATGGAGGCCACGGTGGTGAATGTACCTGTTCACCAACATCAGTTCAATACCAGCAAAGACATAGAGTTTAAAACTGCCAATGTAGTTCAGCTCATTGAAGATATTCTCAGTCAAGACAATTCTCTGAGGAAAGGAGTGATCATTCAAGAGGAGGTGCACAGTTGCGCTAATGTCATTGTTTATTCCCTTTACAATTACTTTGATGAGGAAGATGTCAAGAGATATAGCCCTCCACAAGGTACAGTATCTGATAAACCAGAGCCAGTAAGAGGTGacacaaataaagaaacaagaaaagatgTTTCGGAAGCAGCCATAAGCGGCCATCCGGACACCTCTCAAGACCAAGGTTCAATTAGGCCGGAAATCAAAGTGAAGGGGAATGTAAAACTGTTCAAGAGTTGTATTGACAAGGGAGACCTGGAGTATTTAAAAACTCTTCAGGCTGAGGCAACAGTTCAAGAACAGGACACGGAGCTTCAATATGAACAGAGAGCTGATCAGACAGAGGAAAGTACCTCAGAATGGGTCCCAGTGGATGTAAAGAGACTAAAAAGCATGTTCTCTGGAGACCAAAGTCAAATCGAACCAAAGAAAAATATCTCTGACAATCGAGTTCCATCTGCCACCATTGGTCACGCATTTACAGATCAAAATGTCTCACATGGAAAGAATCAGTTCTCTCCAGAATGTAGTTCAGGGATAAACTCCAATGTGCAGGTAAACAATACGTTCAGGGAATGTAGTGGTGAAGCACAAGAAGATGTATGTTACCTTGAAGTTTTACCTCAGACGtctaaactgcattttgacCAGCAAGATGACGATAGCGTTCACCAAGCAGAGTTAGTTGAGGTGATAGATGACAGTGACGAGATCTTTAACCTTCAAACTGCAATCCAGAGCCTCCAACAGGCCACAATTGAGGCCAAATCACTGTGCCACtcctcagaggaaaaacaaaaaatccttACTGAAGAATCTCCTGGCCCCAAACACTCAAGAACAGAAGCAAAGTTACCTCAAGAAAATGAGGATCAATCAGCCTCCAACTTCATCCCAGTACATAAATCAGACTTCCAACAGAAAAACATAGAGGCATGCCATGAAGAAACCAATTCTGCCGATGTGCAAATGACTGAGACATGCGGCAAAGAATGTCAAAAAGGCACAGTGGCAGTGCAGAAACAAACTACTACAGTATCTGAAAGTAGTTCCGCAATTACAAAGCAAGAGGACGAGGAAGTCGTTTTTGAGGGTAAAATTCAAGCAGCTTTGGAATCCTTGGAGAGATCCAACATCAACGTCTCGAGAGGAGATTTTAAAGCTGCTATGATCTACAGAAACTCCTCCAGACCTCACCAAGAGAGAATGCAAAATGTGGATGTGGTATCTGTTCTAAAATCCAGTACTGGGGAGTCTGGTCCTGTGACTGAAGCTCAAGTAACCAATCAAGTACAATTGAGGAAAGAGGTGACTGCAGGTAATGCAGAGCCTCCAAACCAGACAGGAACTCCCAATAAACCAGCTATGAGTGTTGTGTCAGAGAAAAGCAAAAGGCCTATTCGTCCAAAACCAGCCATTCCACCCAAACCAGAACATTTGAAGGTAAAAGAAAGAGATAATCAATCAGCTAACATAAAAACTCCAGAGGCAATCCTAACTAAAACAGTAAGACTTACAGAAACAGCTCCTCAAGTTTCTCAACTTTTgccaaaaacatcactttcatGCAAGGATGAACATATACAAGATCTGTTTAAAATTAACAGCAGCACAGTTTTAATACCTGATTCAGGAGATTGTCAAAGAAATGAGCCATCGGGTGAAGATGTTTGGATGTCTCAGGAAGCTGAAGCGAAGCATCAAGTCCAAGGTTCAACTGTTACCTCAGAACATGATGACACAGATAGAAATTTGATTAATGGACAACAGGATACGAAAGCCACAGGAGAGGAGAAAAGCCACCAGGATGTGCCAGCCAAAGACAACTTaaatgaaacagatgaaaagcATTTAGATTTCCATGAAGCATGTCAAAAATTTGGAGGTAAAAAGGCAATGAAGATCGCACCTGTAAAAccaaaaagagtcaaaattGCCCAGCCTGATAACAAACAGCCAGGTGGGGAAAATGTTTCTGCACACGGGGATCCAAAACCAGTACAAATTGTAACTGATCCTTCAGTGAACATCTGTGGACAAACAGCTGTGAGTAAAGACAAGcaggagaaagaaatgaagccAGACAGCAAAGTCGAGATGAGGGAGAAAAAGGGACGAACGGAAACAGAAGATGAGCGCCGACAGCGACTGTCGGTTCACATGGACGAGATCATGAGGGGGAACATGACGGCGGCAATGGAGATTTTTGACAACTTGCGAAAGCAGGAGGAACTGGAGAGCATTCTGAGTCGAGTTGAAGAAATTGAACAGGACACGAGTGATGTTGATGTGAGGTCTCTGAGGAGAGTATTCGAGGACGTTCCTGACTGGGTTGTCAGCTCTGACGAAGAGAAACAAAGGAAGGTTAAGGTAGAAGACAAATCGCTGCCATTATTGAGAGAAAGCACTGAAAGCAAGTCCTCTATGGCACATGTGTTTGGAGACCTTGAGCGAGCTAGTGAGGAAATCATGAATTTGAAAGAACAGACTTTAGCCAGACTTGTGGACATAGAGCAAGCCATAAAGAAGGCACTTTTTTCCGTCTCTACACTGAAATCTGATTCAGATATTGCTGGTTTGTCTTGTCTATTCAGAGAGTCCCTAGGGACTGTGAAAGACTCTCCATCCTCTGGCAATATTAGCAAAATTAGCATTGGATCAAGCAGAACGAAGGCACAGGAAAGCGCTAAAACACAAGGAAGCACAGGTAAGCCAGCTAGACAAAGCATTGAAGTAGCCTCTGCAAAACAGCGATCAAGCCCCCTATCTTCACCTGCGTTTATCTCCATCCAGTCAGCAGCTAGAAAGATGGATAAAAGAGGTGCAGCACTGGAAACCTCAATCTGCCCGGCATGTAAGGAGAGTCCAAAGCTGGAGGAGAAATTTCGGACAACAAAGACACTGACGTGCAACAGCCCTGctcaaaacagaagaagaaacccCAGAAAAGGAGGTCAAAAACAGTCCACTTCCAGCCCACTTAACCCTCATCGAGAGCTCAGTGTGCTCGAGGTGCACACCGACCGTGAAGGTAACAGCATCATAGGGACGAAAACAGTCACTGAGAACTACGAGAGGACCGATAACTTTGGGAACCGGTTTTACTCGACCAAAACCTCCACCGTCGTCACCACTCAGCCAGACACCACAACTACAACATCCACAAGTCAGGCAGTGATCAGTCCAACGACATACCAGGTCACCACGTATCCGGAAGTTCAGCTGCCAATCAATCAGATTAACCCCTTCATGCCTAAATAG